In Lactiplantibacillus pentosus, the sequence GCCTAAGTTAACGCCAGTAGCGGGTTACGAAGCGCGCTACTTGGTCCAGCAACTGACCCATCCGGAAGCGGCAATCACGTATCCCGTCATCCCGACCCAAGTCTTTGCGGCACCTAAGCTGGCGCAAGTGGGCCTTAGTGCGACGGATGCGGCTGACCAGCCGGATAAATATCGCGTGAATACGCTGGATATGACCAAATGGTTCTCTTATTACCGTTTTGGCGCACAACAAGCACAGGCCAAGGTCATTATTGATCAGACTAGCGGGCAAGTCGTCGGTGCGACACTGTTGAGTGATGTCGCGGATGAAATGATCAATTACCTGACGTTACTGATTGAAAAACATGTCACGTTAGCCCAATTACAGCAACTCGTATTAGCCTACCCAACACCAGCCAGTGACCTGCAGTATCTGTACTAGCTAGCGAGAACTGGCAACTGGTTGAAAAAATAGGTATGAATTATGATTAAAATGAGTTAGTTAGTGGATTCCTGTTCGTCTGCCGGTGCGCGCCTTATTCCGACTTCCGGGGCCGGCTGACAACGCTGGAACAGGGCGGACATCGATTTGAACTCACGCAGAAACCCACTGCGCAATTTCAAATACGAGTCTTCTTCTAGCCCGGGAACCCCACCCGGACAAGAAGAATTTCGCCCTTGAGCATTGTCAGCCAGCCCCTCCAGTCGGGAAAACGCTCGAATGGCGGATGAACGACCACCTATCTGGGTACAATTGACCACTGGATTTCGGGAGACTGGTCCTTCATGCAAACTTTGAATCAACAACAGTGGTGATTTATGGGATTCGTGTACCAGTAGAATTGTCTGAAGATTGCTTTCTAATTCCATAGTAATTACTCTTGAGATTAGGCTATAGTATTGATTTTCGGTTAGCCTTCAAGACTTTACCCTATTGGACGACTAAATAAAATTCATACCCCTTCCAGTAATATTGAACATTCAAAACGTTGTGACAAGAACTAATTCTTCCTGTCACAACGTTTTTTTGCACTATTTTCAAAATCAGTATGTGAAATCATCCTCAGAATGAGCGGTGCGCCGCAGAATCATTGGAATCTGGTTGCTCGTAAACGACCGCCGATTTTCATTTTATCCGCCGCTTGTGATTGTAAGCCTAACCGTTATTTTTCATGCAGAACCGCTTGGCGACAGGACTAAACGTTAGTAAATTAATTATTTTATAAAACCACAAGCCGCGGCTTAATCGCGTTGAGGCCTGGTGTGTCGGGATTGAGATGTGTCATAGTAAGAAATAGTTTTAAAGTGAATTCAATTGTGCAAAATTTAATTTATGCAAATCTATTCACAAATCGTCCACGACATGTTATGATTCAATCATCAATTATGACAGCGTTTACATTTAGCCGTTATTACTAAGGAGTGACACACAATGACCGACAAGTACATTATGGCGATTGACGAAGGGACGACGAGTACCCGCGCCATTATCTTCGACCACGCAGGCCATAAAGTGGCTGACTCGCAACGGGAGTTTCCACAGTATTTCCCACAACCGGGTTGGGTCGAACATAATGCGAATGAAATTTGGAATGCAGTTCTGTCTACCATTGCGAATGCCTTTATTGAATCTGGAATCAAGCCGGCTCAGATCAGCGGTATCGGAATTACGAATCAGCGTGAAACGACGATCGTCTGGGACAAAAAGACGGGCTTGCCGATTCACAACGCCATCGTTTGGCAATCACGGCAAACGGCGCCAATTGCTGAACAACTCGTGAAGGACGGTCATGGCGACCTGATTCACAAGCATACGGGTTTAGTGACCGATGCCTATTTCTCAGCTACGAAGATTCGTTGGATTTTGGACCACGTCAAGGGTGCGCAAGAACGGGCTGAAAAGGGTGAATTGCTCTTTGGCACGATCGATACTTGGTTGGTGTGGAAGCTGACGGGTGGCGTGACGCACGTTACGGATTACTCCAATGCCAGTCGGACGATGCTTTATAATATCCACAAATTAGAGTGGGATTCAGAGATTTTGCAATTATTAAATATTCCAGCCGCAATGCTGCCGGAGGTCCGGACGAATTCAGAAATTTACGGCAAGACTAAGGACTACCATTTCTTCGGCTCGGAAGTTCCAATCAGCGGTATGGCAGGTGATCAGCAAGCTGCACTGTTCGGACAACTGGCATTCGAACCAGGGACCGTCAAGAATACGTATGGTACCGGGGCGTTTATCGTGATGAACACCGGGGAACAGCCACAATTGTCAGATAATAACTTGTTAACGACGATTGGTTACGGGATCAATGGCAAAGTTTACTACGCGTTAGAAGGGTCGATTTTCGTTGCTGGTTCAGCCATTCAGTGGTTACGCGATGGCATTCGATTAGTCGAGAGCGCTCCGGATTCAGAACGGGCCGCGCGTGAATCACATAACGAAAATGAAGTGTACGTCGTGCCGGCCTTTACCGGGCTCGGCGCACCATACTGGGATTCGGAAGCCCGCGGGTCGGTGTTTGGACTGACGCGGGGGACGACGCGTGAAGACTTTATCAAGGCGACCTTACAAGCCCTGGCCTACCAGACGCGTGACGTGATCGAAACGATGAAGAAGGACTCAGGTATCGAAATTCCAGTGCTAAAAGTCGATGGTGGCGCTGCTCGTAATGATTGGCTGATGCAATTCCAAGCAGATATCTTAGATACGCAGATCATGCGTGCCGCTAACCTAGAAACGACCGCGCTCGGGGCAGCGTTCTTAGCTGGTTTAAGCGTTGGCTACTGGAAAGATTTGGACGAGTTGAAAGCATCCTACAAGCCGGGCACGAGTTTTAAACCGGAAATGGGTGCGGCAGAACGAACGAACTTATACGACGGATGGCAGGCAGCGGTCAAGGCGACCCAAGTCTTCAAGCACATCCCTTATCACGCAGCGAAATAGAGGAGGACAACAACATGGCATTTTCAGCAACGACGCGTCAACAAAATATTGAGCGCTTACAAAATGAAACGTTAGATCTATTAGTAATTGGTGGTGGTATCACCGGTGCCGGAGTCGCTATTCAAGCAACGGCCATGAACATGAAGACCGGTCTGATCGACATGCAAGACTTCGCTGAAGGAACGTCGTCACGGTCGACCAAGCTCGTCCACGGTGGGATTCGTTATCTGAAGACTTTTGATGTGGGGGTTGTCGCCGATACAGTTAAGGAACGGGCAGTCGTTCAAGGTATCGCGCCCCACATTCCTAAGCCCGACCCAATGTTACTCCCCATCTATAATGAGACGGGTGCGACTTTTGACCTCTTTTCAGTCAAAGTGGCGATGGATCTCTATGACAAGTTAGCGGAAGTCAAAGATCCAAAATTCACCAACTACACGCTTTCTAAGGAAGAAGTCTTACAACGCGAACCCCAACTGAGTCCGAAAAACTTAGTCGGTGGTGGCGTCTACCTTGACTTCCGAAACAACGATGCCCGTTTGGTAATTGAAAACATCAAGAAGGCTCATGAAAATGGCGGTATCATGGCCAGTCATGTCAAGGCCACTGGGTTATTACATGACGATGACGGCCATATCAACGGGATTACCGCTGAAGACTTGTTCACCGGCGAAACCTTTGAAATTCATGCCCGGGTCGTCATCAACACGACTGGCCCTTGGTCCGACACGATTCGGAAGATGGACCATGGTGAAACTTATCAATCACAGATGCGCCCAACTAAAGGGGTCCACTTGGTAGTCGATGCTGAAAAACTGCCGGTGCCACAACCAACCTACTTTGATTCAGGCGACCAAGATGGCCGGATGATTTTCGTGGTACCACGTGAGAACAAGACTTACTTCGGGACGACCGATACTGATTATCACGGTGACTTGGAACATCCAACGGTGACCCAAGAAGATGTTGATTACCTGCTTGAAATCGTGAACCGGCGCTACCCAACGGCGAAGATTACCTTAGATGATATTGAAGCAAGCTGGGCTGGGTTACGGCCATTGATCGCCGCTAATGGGAGTTCAGACTACAACGGTGGTAATTCTGGCAAAATCAGCGACAAGAGTTTCAAAGAAGTCATCAAAGTAGTCGACCAATTTGAAAATCAAGAAGCGAGCCGTGAAGATGTTGAGAGCGTGCTGAATGACCTCGAAAGTTCGCTGGCTGAAGACAAGTTAAGTCCATCGGCGGTATCACGGGGTAGTTCATTAACCAGTAGTCCGGATGGCCTGTTAACGTTGGCCGGTGGTAAGATTACCGATTACCGTAAAATGGCCGCGGGTGCCATGGCGTTGGTCGCCAAAATTCTGGCGGACAAGTTTGATGCCCACTTTAACGAAATCAATTCTAAGAATCTCCCGGTCTCTGGTGGCGATATTGATCCGCACAACGTTGATGCGACGATTGCCTTTTACGCAAAACAGGGGACGGATAACGGATTGACCAATGATGAAGCGCTACGGATTGCGAACATGTATGGCTCCAATGCGGCTCGGGTCTTCAGTCTGATTGGTAAGGTCGAACCGACACACGGGCTGAGTTTAGCTGAAACGATTAGCCTTCGTTACGCCTTGGATGAAGAAATGACGTTGACACCGGTTGATTATCTACTTCGGCGTACGAATCACTTACTCTTCATGCGTGACACGCTGGATGACCTGAAAGACGGTGTCATTGCGACGATGGCTGACTATCTCGGCTGGGATGCCGCAACGACGAAGGAACAAACGGATCGTTTGAACCAAACGATTGCTGAATCGGACTTAACGGCACTCAAGCAGGGCTAAAGAATGGGGTGGTCATGATGAAAGATCCATTAGCATTACAATTATTGGGGGAATTTCTCGGGACCTTTATCTTGATTCTATTAGGTGATGGGGTCGTTGCTGGGGTAACCCTCAACAAATCTAAAGCGCAAAATGCGGGCTGGGTCGCGATTACCTTAGGCTGGGGTTTTGCCGTCACGATGGGCGTCTATGCGTCCAGCTTCATGAGCCCGGCACACTTGAATCCCGCCGTTTCGTTAGGTATGGCGGTTGCGGGCAAGTTTCCATGGGCATACGTCTTGCCCTATAGTGCCGCTCAAATTGCCGGTGGGATCGTTGGTGGCCTGGCAGTCTGGCTACACTACTACCCACATTGGCAAGCCACAAAGGACGCCGGCGCCATTCTCGGAATCTTCTCGACTGGCCCTGGTATTCGGCAATATTTCTGGAACTTCATCAGTGAAGTGATTGGAACCTTTGTCCTAGTTTTCGGCTTGTTAGCCTTCACGAAAGGCCAGTTCACCGCGGGTTTGAATCCAATCGTCGTCGGAATTCTGATCATTGCGATTGGGTTGTCACTCGGTGGAACGACCGGGTACGCCATCAATCCAGCGCGGGACTTGGGACCACGGATTGCGCATGCCGTCTTACCAATCGCGAATAAAGGCACTTCTGATTGGGCCTACAGTTGGGTGCCGATTGCTGGACCATTGGTTGGTGGTGCGTTAGGTGCACTGTTGTTTAATGTATTGCCATAATTTTAGGACTGATTTGATATAAACCGTGATTACTGTTGGAATTAGCAACGGTAACCACGGTTTTATTTGTGGGTAACGATTGAAATGGTTAAAATATGTCAATTCTTAAAATCAAAGCAGCCAGCTGAGGCCCGCTGGAAACAGTGCAGGATCGTGTAAAATTGCAGTGGGAGAGGCAGCCTATACCGGCTGACAGGCATTTCTGACAGTGGTGGGCACAGAGTTAAGCCGATAGCCCGCGTCTTAAATTCTGGCATTCCATGCTAGCTGCAGTAGGGATGAAACGTGTTCGGGTCAGACTGGGACTTCCGGTTAGGCCAATCTTCTGTGGGCAATTAAAGGAATCAATTCAATTAAGGTGGTACTATTATTCCAGTAGTGGACTTCATGATTTGGGCGATTCTGGCCGTGATGATGCAAATACGGCGTGGTTACTGGAACCCCAATTCAAATTCTTGAGAAGTGGTATGGGATGAATAAAATAAAGTTACATTTGAAAGATCTACAAGAATACAAGGCGGTTTACGAATGGTGTACGTTTTATGTGGGAATAGAAGAGGCCTATTTTAGTAAAGAAATTTTAACTGAATTTGCCATTGAATTAATGCAGAAGGGTGAAGATAGCGAATTAATAAGTGCTTTGGCATGGGGAATAGCCGAAGAAGACTTTACCGGCATTATGGCGAGCATCAAACAAGAGCATCGTCAATTTTTAGAGCAAGGAACAGATTCCTGGGAAGCCGAGTATCGAAAATTGAGATATGTTTATCTGAAAAAAGTAGAAGAAGCTACTAGTAAAAATGAGTTACTAGATGCAATCGCGCAATTTTATGATAATTTTGGTTATCCGGAAGATATGTCTGGATTTATAAATTATATGCCACAAGATTTACCAACTTCTTCTGCTGAGTTGTTAAATAGATTTAACTGCTTTTTGGCGGCTGAAAGAAGATTTACACTTATCACTTATTGACGTCTATGAATATAGCAATTGGGACGTCCAACAAGGCAGTTGATGTTTACGTGTACCGTGTTGTTTGGAAACGAAAACGGTTCAATAATTAGGAGAAGACTTGCGATGGCAAAAGTCACAAAGAAGTTTTACTACAATGATGAACTGGAAACGACGGCGTTTTATACCGAAACTTGGCGGCTGGAGAAGACGCAGGTGAAAGATATCTCGGACTTGCTCGTCTGGCACCACTACTGGATAGATTCGGATGGGGAACTTTGGAGTGACTTTGATG encodes:
- the glpK gene encoding glycerol kinase GlpK, encoding MTDKYIMAIDEGTTSTRAIIFDHAGHKVADSQREFPQYFPQPGWVEHNANEIWNAVLSTIANAFIESGIKPAQISGIGITNQRETTIVWDKKTGLPIHNAIVWQSRQTAPIAEQLVKDGHGDLIHKHTGLVTDAYFSATKIRWILDHVKGAQERAEKGELLFGTIDTWLVWKLTGGVTHVTDYSNASRTMLYNIHKLEWDSEILQLLNIPAAMLPEVRTNSEIYGKTKDYHFFGSEVPISGMAGDQQAALFGQLAFEPGTVKNTYGTGAFIVMNTGEQPQLSDNNLLTTIGYGINGKVYYALEGSIFVAGSAIQWLRDGIRLVESAPDSERAARESHNENEVYVVPAFTGLGAPYWDSEARGSVFGLTRGTTREDFIKATLQALAYQTRDVIETMKKDSGIEIPVLKVDGGAARNDWLMQFQADILDTQIMRAANLETTALGAAFLAGLSVGYWKDLDELKASYKPGTSFKPEMGAAERTNLYDGWQAAVKATQVFKHIPYHAAK
- the glpO gene encoding type 1 glycerol-3-phosphate oxidase, with the protein product MAFSATTRQQNIERLQNETLDLLVIGGGITGAGVAIQATAMNMKTGLIDMQDFAEGTSSRSTKLVHGGIRYLKTFDVGVVADTVKERAVVQGIAPHIPKPDPMLLPIYNETGATFDLFSVKVAMDLYDKLAEVKDPKFTNYTLSKEEVLQREPQLSPKNLVGGGVYLDFRNNDARLVIENIKKAHENGGIMASHVKATGLLHDDDGHINGITAEDLFTGETFEIHARVVINTTGPWSDTIRKMDHGETYQSQMRPTKGVHLVVDAEKLPVPQPTYFDSGDQDGRMIFVVPRENKTYFGTTDTDYHGDLEHPTVTQEDVDYLLEIVNRRYPTAKITLDDIEASWAGLRPLIAANGSSDYNGGNSGKISDKSFKEVIKVVDQFENQEASREDVESVLNDLESSLAEDKLSPSAVSRGSSLTSSPDGLLTLAGGKITDYRKMAAGAMALVAKILADKFDAHFNEINSKNLPVSGGDIDPHNVDATIAFYAKQGTDNGLTNDEALRIANMYGSNAARVFSLIGKVEPTHGLSLAETISLRYALDEEMTLTPVDYLLRRTNHLLFMRDTLDDLKDGVIATMADYLGWDAATTKEQTDRLNQTIAESDLTALKQG
- a CDS encoding MIP/aquaporin family protein → MMKDPLALQLLGEFLGTFILILLGDGVVAGVTLNKSKAQNAGWVAITLGWGFAVTMGVYASSFMSPAHLNPAVSLGMAVAGKFPWAYVLPYSAAQIAGGIVGGLAVWLHYYPHWQATKDAGAILGIFSTGPGIRQYFWNFISEVIGTFVLVFGLLAFTKGQFTAGLNPIVVGILIIAIGLSLGGTTGYAINPARDLGPRIAHAVLPIANKGTSDWAYSWVPIAGPLVGGALGALLFNVLP
- a CDS encoding DUF2247 family protein, with translation MNKIKLHLKDLQEYKAVYEWCTFYVGIEEAYFSKEILTEFAIELMQKGEDSELISALAWGIAEEDFTGIMASIKQEHRQFLEQGTDSWEAEYRKLRYVYLKKVEEATSKNELLDAIAQFYDNFGYPEDMSGFINYMPQDLPTSSAELLNRFNCFLAAERRFTLITY